The proteins below come from a single Limosilactobacillus reuteri genomic window:
- the xseA gene encoding exodeoxyribonuclease VII large subunit: MDRSQYLTVSELTKYLKMKFDRDPYLHTVYLTGELSNFRLRQKHQYFSLKDDNAVIDAVMFEHQFRKIKFTPEQGMKVCVVGHVSLYEKSGRYQIYIDRMEPDGLGSLYLAFEQLKKKLSAEGLFNLPKKQILMFPKRIAVVTSIDGAVIRDINTTVRRRYPIAQVVLYPTVVQGDKAAADIARQINRANDRGDFDTLIIGRGGGSMEDLWPFNEEVVARAIANSKIPVISSVGHETDTTIADLVADQRAATPTAAAELATPVKLNDVLMTLKDDQNRLLNTMRTKINFDRQQLNKQLQSYIFQQPTRLYENYAQKVDQLTQQLGQAAQNKMQELRMNVERLSGRLTAISPLHRVQQQEQLVNQLQKQLVTASLANQNEKKQQVTTLIKQLDSLSPLKIMSRGYTYVTSDEKVVNHASQLTVGQNVHLHFDDGEVQAEIKKVKEH; encoded by the coding sequence ATGGATAGAAGCCAGTATTTAACAGTTAGTGAACTAACTAAGTATTTGAAAATGAAGTTTGACCGGGATCCATACCTACATACGGTTTATTTAACCGGTGAGCTTTCTAATTTTCGTTTACGGCAAAAGCATCAGTATTTTAGTTTAAAAGACGATAATGCTGTGATCGATGCTGTAATGTTTGAGCATCAATTCCGGAAAATTAAATTTACTCCTGAACAGGGGATGAAAGTTTGTGTAGTCGGTCATGTAAGTTTATATGAAAAAAGTGGTCGCTATCAGATTTATATTGATCGGATGGAGCCAGATGGTCTAGGCTCTTTATACTTAGCGTTTGAACAACTAAAAAAGAAATTGAGCGCTGAAGGTCTATTTAATTTACCTAAAAAACAGATCTTAATGTTTCCGAAACGAATTGCAGTTGTTACTAGTATTGATGGGGCGGTTATCCGGGATATTAATACAACTGTTCGACGCCGTTATCCAATTGCTCAAGTTGTTCTATATCCCACTGTTGTTCAAGGAGATAAGGCAGCGGCGGATATTGCTAGACAAATTAACCGTGCCAATGACCGCGGCGACTTTGATACCCTTATTATCGGTCGTGGTGGGGGATCAATGGAAGACTTATGGCCTTTTAATGAAGAAGTAGTTGCCCGTGCAATTGCCAATAGTAAAATTCCGGTAATTTCATCAGTTGGTCACGAGACAGATACAACAATTGCCGACCTCGTAGCTGATCAACGCGCAGCAACCCCAACTGCTGCTGCTGAATTAGCAACGCCGGTAAAATTAAACGATGTATTAATGACACTTAAAGATGATCAGAATCGTTTATTAAATACGATGCGGACTAAAATTAATTTTGACCGCCAACAATTGAATAAACAGCTGCAAAGCTATATTTTTCAGCAACCGACAAGATTATATGAAAACTATGCACAAAAGGTTGACCAATTGACGCAACAGCTAGGTCAAGCAGCACAAAATAAAATGCAAGAGCTGCGAATGAACGTAGAAAGATTAAGTGGGCGTCTAACAGCTATTTCTCCACTGCATCGGGTTCAACAACAAGAACAGTTAGTTAATCAATTACAAAAACAATTGGTGACAGCCTCACTTGCCAACCAAAATGAAAAGAAACAACAAGTGACAACTCTTATTAAACAATTAGATTCACTGAGCCCCCTTAAAATTATGAGTCGGGGGTATACATATGTAACGAGTGATGAAAAAGTTGTTAATCATGCCAGTCAATTAACGGTTGGGCAAAATGTTCACCTGCATTTTGATGACGGGGAAGTTCAAGCAGAAATAAAAAAGGTAAAGGAGCACTAA
- a CDS encoding exodeoxyribonuclease VII small subunit translates to MATAKPTFEEQLAQLQQIVNHLEQGNVPLEEALQQFQEGIKLSKELQMKLTNAEKTLGHLIDDNGDEQVYEKQTDDPSNNGGGNRGFGSTDEQ, encoded by the coding sequence ATGGCAACAGCAAAACCAACATTTGAAGAACAATTAGCACAATTACAACAGATCGTTAATCACCTTGAACAGGGGAATGTGCCACTAGAAGAAGCCCTTCAACAGTTTCAAGAAGGAATCAAGCTTTCTAAGGAATTACAAATGAAGCTAACAAATGCTGAAAAAACGCTTGGGCACTTAATTGACGATAATGGTGATGAGCAAGTCTACGAAAAACAAACCGATGACCCAAGCAATAATGGCGGTGGTAACCGTGGATTTGGTAGCACTGATGAACAATAA